The Anomalospiza imberbis isolate Cuckoo-Finch-1a 21T00152 chromosome 13, ASM3175350v1, whole genome shotgun sequence genome includes the window TCCAAATTTAATTTCATATAATGTTTTAGGAATACAAGGAATGAGACAATAAAGAACTCAAACCAATCCTTgagcaaatttatttttgtttgctccATTTCATTATgaattattcttattttataTGTTAATTTATCTACTTAACTGCCAGTATAGGTACTTAATTTACTGTTGATTTATACTGATTCTCACTTCTGTCTACAGATCTTTTCCCACTTCACTCTCCATCTTTTTTACTCAGTTGTTATTGTTCTCTTTTCTGTAGAGCCTTGTATACACCTCACTGGTCAGGGGACTCCAAACACTTTTACACTGACTGACATTCTGCGGAAACCAATTTTCAACTTCCAAAGCAGTTAAACCAAATAAATATAATCCCATTCGATTCTGAGTTAGTACATCCATCTCCAACATTTTTGATCCTTCCTTTTTCCCTGCACAAGTCTTTCTCTGTGATCACACCCTTGTTTGGAAGCATAAATTTTATTCTTGAGGTCTACAGATGGTTGAAATGTGGTCACAGaattaaacatttcttttgctttagTTATTTTTATGAAGAATGTCCTTTTTacaagttttgttttttctagtccaagtattttaatattttgttgaaAGAACAAGTTGTTTTGCATCATTTTTCCATACTTTCTGATTACCAAAatgcataaatatattttgattgTATGCTGAAACTGAAATTTTGATTGGAATAACCCCAGCACTCTGGTTAGCATGCTTCTCCAGCAGACTGTTCAGAGCCACAGCCTCAATTATCCACAGAGGAGGATCATATCTGGCTTTAAAAATGTTAAGAAAAGTTGTTATCAATAGCTGACCTTTTTAAACACCATTCTTATACTGCAACTTTCTCTTGTAGAAGAGATATTCATGTTTCAGTGTAGAGGAATCATTGCTCTATGATAATACTCTGCTATGATGATTATTTCAGAACTTTACTGATTTAGATATAATAGTTCTGTAAGCCATTGGGCATGGATTGGATGACAGTGTAAAAATCTCTCAGGAAATAGAACAATTAAACTTCACCACTAGCCCTGTGTGTTACCTTTTGGGCaggaaacaattaaaaaatactttaaagtgAGTGTGCGTAACCTTACCTCTAAATTTTCCTGAGGAATGTGTTATACTATTATTGAAAACATTTGGTTTTCTCTTGTTTAAATACTTTTGTTAGTATTATATGTAATTGAGTGTTCCATGCCATCATTAAAAATTACCAGTTTATTaggattattttcttcatttgcagTGTACCAATCACCAAATACTAAACCACTTCTGTAGCAATTGCATTACAAGGTTGCTGTAACTCCATCTGCTGCCTACTCATCTATACAACAGAGCAGACTTTGAAAAGGGATTATAAACAAGcatttacaaatatatttatcTAGATTTTGATAAGTATATTATAGTTCATTATCCTAAGGACTCTCACTCCATGCCTGCCAGTAAAAACTGTGTTCCATTACTTGCATATATTGCCAGCTTGTATTTTAAAGTTGCATATTGTCTAACCTTTCAATTTGCAGTTTCGGTGTTCAGTTGTCAGTTTAAAGGTTGTGGTCCAAAAATACCAGAAGACAAAAATTTGCAATTTGTCTTTGGTAGCATATTTATAAAGAGAAAAgctgaataaaacaaaaattcaaTAAATCTATTCAATTGCATAAAGCAAGTACAGCAGAAAATTAGACATTGATGCAGGATGGTTTTTGAGGGCAAAGTGATGATTTAAGAAGCTGTCTCAGAGGTGAAACCTGCCATTCTCTGATCTCATGTGTTCTTTTCCTGATGTCTTTAAGTACACCGAAATGCTCTGTGGTACCCCACACAAATAAGCTGAAGATGAGTTTTACTACTTAAAATTAACAGAGATTACATAAAATGAGTCCAGCAGAGACACCAATACCTACTTTATTATATTGTTCATATTTACAGAACTGATCTGTAATGGGGAACATTCCCTGAGGAAATGACCTCTCTCTTAATAATAATTCAATGTCATGAGGGAGTGATATGGCCTGGTAAAAATTTGATTTTGAATTCTTGAAAAATATGGTTGTGGTATGGTATTTTTTTGGTCAAAACCAGCTAGTAATAAAATGCATGTATCCTGTAATTACAACTAAAATAGAGTCTGGATCTGCAGCTTTTGAAGTTGAGAGATGTTTTCCCGTTGTCCCAGCAGAACTCTTCTCATCATTTCATAAGGGCAGTCCTGAACAATAAGACTTGAGATTTGGCTTGTTCAGTCTGACATCTGTGTTCATCCTGCTAGTTTGTATTTTACTGAAAATCCCCCCGCTTCTGTATCTGCTGTAAGAAGATAATAATAAATTGCTATGATAGATTACTGAGCAGTTGAGATTACATTTTCATTATAATGATCTCTGTATTCTTTACAGTGAAATCCATGCTGATGGAAAGGGCTTCATTATAGAGCTGTGGAAGAAAGGCTTGCTCTGGGATAGCATTTTAGGAGTTTTATGGATTCCCCTTGCCACTGTGGAATACGCAACAGATGTAAGTTGACTTTCTATGTAAATATAAAGCACTGAGTAAAATCCAATAAATTTCCCATTCTTGGACTCCCCAGATAACAACATTTGTGATCAATTTGTACTTCTAATTCCTTTGCTTCAGTTGTAATATTAAGGCGTAATGTACGTGTCACTCTCAAAAAGTGACAACTGATACGCATCAGCCGTATACCCTGGAGAAATGGCTCAGATCCTGGGCCAGGTATAACACAGAAGGTGAGTTAGAGTTCAGCAGAACTTAGGAACAATTAGAGAGGCAGGAATGTTTGATTTATATTATTAGAGTGAAAGAATTTTACATCAAGTTCCATGGTCTGGCTCTTCATTTTGTGACCTGGGGTAAATCTCtataaaaatgagcaaaataCTGTTCTCTTTCTCATGGGAATTGACCACTGTCTCAAAGAGGAAAACTGaaatgagccctgtggtgctACAGAAGAAATTAATAGGACATAGGAAAGGATGAGTGGGAAGTTGGGTCAATACAGGAGTTACGTATCCACCATAGTCACTTGGCCACCAGAATGACTATACTTGCTTTCAGTAGGGagtttttgttttataaaataaaaaaaaggtttctGGGAGTGTGGAAATACTGAAGCAAACTGCAATTGCTGCAAAATTTTATAAATTTGGAAAAGGTAAGAGGTATCTTATTCTATTAATCCACAATTCTCCCAATCATAAATATGCTTTCATATGCATAGTCCCTGGAAGCCACTTTTAAATAAGTAACTGTGAATTATAGAAGATTAATTTAATCCTTTCAGATAaaatttttttgccttctttaatatttataaaacataaaaaaggcAATTGAATATAGGGTAAAGGTAAGAAAATCAGAGGATAACTTCATGCAGTATTTCTAATCAGACTCTATAGCCATTTCTTTACAGGAactaataaatattaatatgtACACTGAACTGCCATTTAAATGATTCTTCTCAGAAAatggaagcagaggaagaaagtAATTCCTGCTCAAATTAGAAGAGGCTCTGTATCACAGCTTCCAAGTGCCATTTCAAGCCCCAGGGCGAGttgttctgctctgctgcccaaGCTGTTGCTGAGTTACAACTTGCTGACACAGAGGTTGTGGCTTACTTTTAAATACTGAAACTTTAAACAAACAAAGATGCAAGATAAGAGATTGTTTCTTAATTTCTTCATATCCTTTAAACCTTCATTTATAATTAGTCCCCTGTGGAACATTCCTAGTTATTTGTCCTCCAGGTCTTAACCCTGCAGTTCTGTTCTGGGCTTTATAACTCAGAAATAACCTACAAGGGAGTGCTGCTTTAGAAGCTCTTTTTTGGCTTGGTTATTAGCTTATATGGATTGTTTCAGTCTTGCTGGAGTGTACTTGTTTGGCACCAGTTCAAAGGGGAACTAGAAAATCTCAGTTGATAAGAGTAATTTTCAGTATTCATATTTGTTGTGTCTTAATCATTTGACAACCTTAATGTCTATTTGTCTATATTGTTGTGAAAATGTTGTATTTTGAATCTGATGACTGAGAAAACTTGAATTCCTAACTAGTACATCAACAAAAGCTGGAAAATTCTAAAATAGTGTTATAAAGGAGCTCCTACTGACTTAGGGGAAACTTCATTCAGTAAAAAGTAGACAATGCTATAAATGCTGCCCAGGTAATTTCCATACCCTGTTTTTCCTAGGAaggcccaggttcctggtggAGATTGCATTCTGAAGTAATAAAAAATGGGAGTGAGATTCAAGGCACAAAAACACCAACTTCTCATGAGATCTTACTAGACATCTACTTTGCATTACCATTTGGTGAGTTACAGATTAAGGTCCAGCATTCCAGCCATTCTATTTCTCTCTTAAGTTCCTGAAATATGCCAACAAATAGCATTTTTTCCATAGAATCCTAAATGCCTATTCATCACTGGAGCATTTTCACAATCAGTATTGGTAATTGTTACTGGTAAGTAAGAACCACATCCCAGAAGGAGCTGGATGAGCAGTTTCATAGCTAATGGTGACCCACATGTGGATTGCAGAGCTAAAGAAGGAAGTACCTCCTTCAGGGTCAGTTACTAGAGCCTGTGTgttacagctctgcagcacatcAGCTTTGACCAATGCACAGTGTAAGTTTTAATAAAATCCAGGCCTTCACAGCATTTTTTACCTTCCCAGCAGAGGTTGTCTGCCTTTATTTTTAGTGCCTATGaagatggaaaatatttatatttctatatatatgAATGTAGTGTATATGAAGGTAGAAATGGAAACTGAACTTCAAGTAATACATCACCACACATTACTTATAATATAATGAAATTGACTTTACTAAGATTATCAGTCCATCTATATTACATGGTCTATCTCCAAATAAGGTCACAAACATAATTTAGCTTAACATTTTACTCTTTAAATAGTCTAATGAACTGCATCTGAAAAGATTAATCCTAAAATTTATGCAAGAATAAAGTTCACTTCATGTGAATAAGAAACTATATTAAAAGGAGGACTAGAAGTTATACCAATAATGTGATCTTTGATtgtctaatttattttttaaatgcattgtCTTTGATTAACCTTGGTAAATTGTTTTTGGGTGTAGTCTGCATGACTACATTCCTGTTAATACATCAGGTGGAATACATATCTTTTCACAGAGTGACTGTGGAATATTTTAGTTTCTTATAAGCTACAGCATAgaacaccttttttttcccctttctttttcctttttttttaacaaaatttaCTTATTCTTTACTACTTGGCCAAAAGAATTTCAAAATATAACCTCTGCCTTTGTTGCATtcaggtttttgttttctttggttttttcatATGTTGAACTAGCAGAATGTTTTATATCCTTACATCATTCTCATATCTAGAAACCTAGTGTAAATTTGGAATAGGAACTCTAATTGTGTGTTTACAAGATGTAAATGCAGATTTTTGGTTATTtcaggctgcagcctggagaGAGTGTTGGTTTGTATGTTGAAGCTTGTATTCTGATTTCaaacaaatatatttgaaaaagtTCCCAAGGCAGGCCCTGGGACTGTAGTCACGGAGTGCTGTGAAGATCCTGTAGAGGTCACTCTTACGCTGTAGTTTTCTTCATAGAGGCAAGAATTCAAAAGCATTATGTCTTGGTTATTGAGAAAGCCAGGATTATCATCTACTGGGGGTTGACGAGTACATTTTCATTGCTTATCCTGTTGAATGACTCAGCTCAGCTATGAGCACCTGAGAATCTGTCCTTGACTATTGGAATCAGTACAGCCTCTTTATTATGACAAATTACACTGGAAAGGTAGAAGACTGCAGTTACTTTTGACAGTTCCTGAAAGACATTCATTTGAGAATGTCAGATAATGGGCAGGAATAGAAGATCCTCCCATGTCCCATTAATAGTGTGACTTCATTTGGACTCGAAATCCTGCATGAAGTAACATGGAAATGTATTCTCATCAACAGTTCAGTGCCTTTTCTAGAAGTATCATTCTGTTGTGGTAGCAATAAAGTTGACATTTCACCATTGCTAGCTAGACCGACCTCCATTAAAAGGCTACTAAGTAAAATGAATACCTACTATATTTAAAGCTCTGCAAGCAAAGTCACTgtaataaaaatactgaatttagATAAACACTACAGTTGaattacaaacatttttcatGTATCTAAAAGTCAAGTTTTTTAAAGGGCAATCAGGGATTTATGAAATAAGATAATTTTCCTTCAAATTTTTTAGGTCTTTCtttgtaggcacacagtttgtggtaattgggagtggggctggccgagcctcatccccagtgggcacagctgtgagaagcaggtgagcagcattgacagcaatgagccatggagtgcccaggggcactgaccaaccaccaaagggaacagagggcacacaggtgccgTGCATCAGCATGAGGGGTATgaaaggctgggctggagaacAAAcaagggcagatgcttgcagccttctgaagtgatGTTGCTCTGTATGGGCAGAGgcctgaagccttctgatgtGGTGTGGTGTTACGGTGTATGGGGGAATGCTTGAAGCCTGCTGAAAGTGTAAGATGATATTTTGTGTATTGTGCCTGTCTCAACTGTGACATATGCTGTGACATTTCTTGTAAGGTataacagaagaaaatttaatgGACATATCTTTTTTCCTCGAGTTCAGCATTAGAGATAGGTAGCTTGCTTCTTAACATTATTATACATTACATAAAGAGTATAAGCTAAAGAAACTAAAGATAATTTTACTGAAGTAATTGGTAATAGCTGTAATTTAGAAAATCATTTGTGTGTCTTGGGAGCTAAGATGTCATTTTGCCAAGTAGCCTATTAAAAGTCAACAGAACTTTTactttattaataattttggaaaatacCATGCAGAACTCATGTCTTAGGCTTGGTTTTAATTCAACTCATTATCACAAACTTCACATACATTAATTAGCAAATGAAGTAACAAGAACAAAGTAGCAATGATGAGATTTAATCCCTGTTTCTGCATTAGTCACCATGCTAATGCACTGATATGCCAAGGGATTagcaaatgagaaaattaattgtTCTGAGACAGCTTTGATCAGCAAAAACCAAAGTCCTGAAAAATCATAATAGACTGAGTGTGGAATCTCGTGCATTGTTGTATAGGATTCTAAGTACAGACCACTTTAGTTAGTATAATAATTCACATATACTTACAATATAAGTGTTTGCATTAACATATGCAGTAGGAAAACTGaaagattttgttttccaaagtgTTCTCTTTATCTTTTGCATGTTTCACAACAGTGTTGTGTTCACTTTGCGCAAAAGATATTACATAAATTTCTGGCAGCTTACCTAGTGTTGGTAAACACTGTGATGGAAAGTAAATCAAAGCACCATTCCCAATCTGTAAGCAGAactttaaaaatggaaagaagaGGTGGGCAAACAAATTCTTATTGTAATCATGGAAGACAACTTCTTCATTCAGGGTCATTAACCCTTTCCTCTCACTAAAGCTAGTAGGATGATTTATAGAGCAAAATGTTCTGCAGGGAATCAGTTTGTACCTCCAGTTGCAGACTTGTCACATTTCTCCCAAGAGCCTAGagcttggagaaaaaaaaaaaaacctcctcagTTCTAGGGCAATAGCATGTAGAATTAAAGTAGAGCCTGATTCCCTACATAAGGCAAAagcacaaaa containing:
- the LOC137481970 gene encoding protein unc-13 homolog A-like, translated to MELLSVKVKKGRLDKTTDTSKTYVVLKVQNLKSTTVDRRGREPCWEQDFMFEIHADGKGFIIELWKKGLLWDSILGVLWIPLATVEYATDKMEAEEESNSCSN